In a genomic window of Chaetodon trifascialis isolate fChaTrf1 chromosome 8, fChaTrf1.hap1, whole genome shotgun sequence:
- the LOC139335317 gene encoding specifically androgen-regulated gene protein isoform X2: MPKSATWPGGVAMDSLSNMDSAGSCDSVISMNSGCSEDSMEHLSAEERACLLYLEETIEALEVQEDSGLSNDESDAVLQTEKTRVNDISTFKSDESTRDQKSDNGEHLTLNETSEPQASPTSAADMKDLETPVNLMTQPEPAVTESVAGCEIHPSASQTEVCLSKDGDDNLKIVPSTSQSPKAPEIDLSLIPPPSDFRDDPGPPPQPEKAKDPPPSAGVSTNKPGAPIDLEQLRHRASTKTTSASSPVTKEPAEKLPELSPLPISPGPLMTPPPEAIEPRSPPAVAPKPKKLPANIILKSHKATAADGNSVHSVPTSSDRVLLDPQRVRMEALRKLGLLKSDEVDSGPALSPKLSPKTRRSWAAPSSPISPASPHTPPTTPSYTRVNSPSPVSVPLQSPAAVSSSGPSPAPAVHPPGIVPAPAAFSDPSGPMLADDELSAVKDVSGATVAPQVNTPPRTPPSLVKHLTPPKGVKSATLERSGPGLSSYMACQDSTEADQGVSAKQSPRQLRNGRPRPASLGSGKEFPSTQGEGSQLSHPAIKEPDLRRSLPASQHSGDSQKLPRSQGISVLICPRAENGNGRREALKRLGLLRD, translated from the exons ATGCCGAAGAGTGCCACGTGGCCAGGCGGCGTTGCCATGGATTCCTTGAGCAATATGGACAGTGCCGGGAGCTGCGACAGTGTAATCAGCATGAACTCAGGCTGT AGTGAAGATAGCATGGAGCACTtatctgcagaggagagagcgTGTCTCTTGTATCTGGAGGAAACAATTGAAGCGTTGGAGGTGCAGGAGGACAGCGGCTTGTCCAATGATGAATCAGATGCTGtgttacaaacagaaaaaacaagagtAAATG ACATTTCCACTTTCAAGTCTGATGAGTCCACAAGAGACCAAAAATCAGACAATGGTGAGCATCTCACTCTAAATGAAACCTCAGAACCACAGGCCTCTCCAACCTCTGCAGCCGACATGAAGGATCTGGAAACACCAGTAAACCTCATGACTCAACCTGAACCTGCAGTCACTGAATCAGTCGCCGGTTGTGAAATCCACCCATCAGCCTCTCAGACTGAGGTGTGTTTATCCAAGGATGGAGATGATAACCTAAAGATTGTTCCAAGTACAAGTCAGTCTCCCAAGGCCCCTGAGATAGATCTGAGTCTGATTCCTCCTCCGTCAGACTTCAGGGATGACCCAGGACCTCCTCCACAGCCAGAGAAAGCAAAAGAccctcctccatctgcaggAGTGTCCACAAACAAGCCAGGAGCACCGATTGACTTGGAGCAGCTGCGCCACAGAGCCTCTACGAAGACGACTTCAGCGAGCTCCCCTGTGACCAAGGAGCCTGCAGAAAAGCTCCCAGAACTGAGTCCATTACCCATCAGCCCTGGTCCCCTGATGACTCCTCCTCCTGAAGCCATTGAGCCCAGAAGCCCGCCTGCTGTGGCCCCAAAGCCCAAGAAGCTTCCTGCGAACATTATTCTGAAGTCACACAAAGCAACAGCGGCCGATGGCAACTCGGTACATTCGGTGCCCACTAGCAGTGATCGGGTGTTGCTGGACCCCCAGAGGGTCCGCATGGAGGCCCTCCGAAAGCTTGGCCTGCTCAAAAGTGATGAGGTTGATTCCGGCCCTGCCCTGAGCCCTAAGCTTTCCCCCAAAACTAGAAGGTCATGGGCAGCTCCTTCTTCTCCAATCAGCCCTGCATCTCCACACACACCGCCCACGACACCATCTTACACCCGTGTCAACAGCCCGTCTCCCGTCTCCGTCCCTCTCCAGTCTCCTGCAGCTGTGTCATCATCGggtccttctccagctcctgcagtcCATCCTCCTGGTATTGTCCCAGCACCTGCTGCTTTCAGTGACCCCAGCGGGCCGATGCTGGCAGACGATGAACTGTCTGCTGTCAAAGATGTTTCAGGGGCCACAGTTGCTCCACAGGTGAATACACCTCCTCGCACACCTCCCTCCCTGGTCAAACATCTAACCCCACCCAAAGGTGTTAAATCAGCCACCCTGGAGCGCTCTGGTCCGGGTCTAAGCAGCTATATGGCTTGTCAAGACTCCACCGAGGCCGACCAGGGCGTCAGCGCCAAGCAGAGCCCCAGACAGCTGCGTAACGGCCGTCCACGCCCCGCCTCTCTGGGGAGTGGGAAAGAGTTTCCAAGCACTCAGGGAGAGGGTTCGCAGTTGAGCCATCCTGCCATCAAAGAGCCGGACTTACGGAGGTCCCTGCCTGCCTCTCAGCACTCCGGAGACTCTCAGAAGCTGCCACGATCGCAAGGCATCAGTGTGCTGATCTGCCCTCGTGCAGAAAACGGTAATGGCCGCCGCGAGGCTCTGAAGAGGCTGGGGCTGCTCAGGGACTGA
- the LOC139335317 gene encoding specifically androgen-regulated gene protein isoform X1 produces MPKSATWPGGVAMDSLSNMDSAGSCDSVISMNSGCVSAASEDSMEHLSAEERACLLYLEETIEALEVQEDSGLSNDESDAVLQTEKTRVNDISTFKSDESTRDQKSDNGEHLTLNETSEPQASPTSAADMKDLETPVNLMTQPEPAVTESVAGCEIHPSASQTEVCLSKDGDDNLKIVPSTSQSPKAPEIDLSLIPPPSDFRDDPGPPPQPEKAKDPPPSAGVSTNKPGAPIDLEQLRHRASTKTTSASSPVTKEPAEKLPELSPLPISPGPLMTPPPEAIEPRSPPAVAPKPKKLPANIILKSHKATAADGNSVHSVPTSSDRVLLDPQRVRMEALRKLGLLKSDEVDSGPALSPKLSPKTRRSWAAPSSPISPASPHTPPTTPSYTRVNSPSPVSVPLQSPAAVSSSGPSPAPAVHPPGIVPAPAAFSDPSGPMLADDELSAVKDVSGATVAPQVNTPPRTPPSLVKHLTPPKGVKSATLERSGPGLSSYMACQDSTEADQGVSAKQSPRQLRNGRPRPASLGSGKEFPSTQGEGSQLSHPAIKEPDLRRSLPASQHSGDSQKLPRSQGISVLICPRAENGNGRREALKRLGLLRD; encoded by the exons ATGCCGAAGAGTGCCACGTGGCCAGGCGGCGTTGCCATGGATTCCTTGAGCAATATGGACAGTGCCGGGAGCTGCGACAGTGTAATCAGCATGAACTCAGGCTGTGTGAGTGCTGCT AGTGAAGATAGCATGGAGCACTtatctgcagaggagagagcgTGTCTCTTGTATCTGGAGGAAACAATTGAAGCGTTGGAGGTGCAGGAGGACAGCGGCTTGTCCAATGATGAATCAGATGCTGtgttacaaacagaaaaaacaagagtAAATG ACATTTCCACTTTCAAGTCTGATGAGTCCACAAGAGACCAAAAATCAGACAATGGTGAGCATCTCACTCTAAATGAAACCTCAGAACCACAGGCCTCTCCAACCTCTGCAGCCGACATGAAGGATCTGGAAACACCAGTAAACCTCATGACTCAACCTGAACCTGCAGTCACTGAATCAGTCGCCGGTTGTGAAATCCACCCATCAGCCTCTCAGACTGAGGTGTGTTTATCCAAGGATGGAGATGATAACCTAAAGATTGTTCCAAGTACAAGTCAGTCTCCCAAGGCCCCTGAGATAGATCTGAGTCTGATTCCTCCTCCGTCAGACTTCAGGGATGACCCAGGACCTCCTCCACAGCCAGAGAAAGCAAAAGAccctcctccatctgcaggAGTGTCCACAAACAAGCCAGGAGCACCGATTGACTTGGAGCAGCTGCGCCACAGAGCCTCTACGAAGACGACTTCAGCGAGCTCCCCTGTGACCAAGGAGCCTGCAGAAAAGCTCCCAGAACTGAGTCCATTACCCATCAGCCCTGGTCCCCTGATGACTCCTCCTCCTGAAGCCATTGAGCCCAGAAGCCCGCCTGCTGTGGCCCCAAAGCCCAAGAAGCTTCCTGCGAACATTATTCTGAAGTCACACAAAGCAACAGCGGCCGATGGCAACTCGGTACATTCGGTGCCCACTAGCAGTGATCGGGTGTTGCTGGACCCCCAGAGGGTCCGCATGGAGGCCCTCCGAAAGCTTGGCCTGCTCAAAAGTGATGAGGTTGATTCCGGCCCTGCCCTGAGCCCTAAGCTTTCCCCCAAAACTAGAAGGTCATGGGCAGCTCCTTCTTCTCCAATCAGCCCTGCATCTCCACACACACCGCCCACGACACCATCTTACACCCGTGTCAACAGCCCGTCTCCCGTCTCCGTCCCTCTCCAGTCTCCTGCAGCTGTGTCATCATCGggtccttctccagctcctgcagtcCATCCTCCTGGTATTGTCCCAGCACCTGCTGCTTTCAGTGACCCCAGCGGGCCGATGCTGGCAGACGATGAACTGTCTGCTGTCAAAGATGTTTCAGGGGCCACAGTTGCTCCACAGGTGAATACACCTCCTCGCACACCTCCCTCCCTGGTCAAACATCTAACCCCACCCAAAGGTGTTAAATCAGCCACCCTGGAGCGCTCTGGTCCGGGTCTAAGCAGCTATATGGCTTGTCAAGACTCCACCGAGGCCGACCAGGGCGTCAGCGCCAAGCAGAGCCCCAGACAGCTGCGTAACGGCCGTCCACGCCCCGCCTCTCTGGGGAGTGGGAAAGAGTTTCCAAGCACTCAGGGAGAGGGTTCGCAGTTGAGCCATCCTGCCATCAAAGAGCCGGACTTACGGAGGTCCCTGCCTGCCTCTCAGCACTCCGGAGACTCTCAGAAGCTGCCACGATCGCAAGGCATCAGTGTGCTGATCTGCCCTCGTGCAGAAAACGGTAATGGCCGCCGCGAGGCTCTGAAGAGGCTGGGGCTGCTCAGGGACTGA
- the LOC139335317 gene encoding specifically androgen-regulated gene protein isoform X3: protein MEHLSAEERACLLYLEETIEALEVQEDSGLSNDESDAVLQTEKTRVNDISTFKSDESTRDQKSDNGEHLTLNETSEPQASPTSAADMKDLETPVNLMTQPEPAVTESVAGCEIHPSASQTEVCLSKDGDDNLKIVPSTSQSPKAPEIDLSLIPPPSDFRDDPGPPPQPEKAKDPPPSAGVSTNKPGAPIDLEQLRHRASTKTTSASSPVTKEPAEKLPELSPLPISPGPLMTPPPEAIEPRSPPAVAPKPKKLPANIILKSHKATAADGNSVHSVPTSSDRVLLDPQRVRMEALRKLGLLKSDEVDSGPALSPKLSPKTRRSWAAPSSPISPASPHTPPTTPSYTRVNSPSPVSVPLQSPAAVSSSGPSPAPAVHPPGIVPAPAAFSDPSGPMLADDELSAVKDVSGATVAPQVNTPPRTPPSLVKHLTPPKGVKSATLERSGPGLSSYMACQDSTEADQGVSAKQSPRQLRNGRPRPASLGSGKEFPSTQGEGSQLSHPAIKEPDLRRSLPASQHSGDSQKLPRSQGISVLICPRAENGNGRREALKRLGLLRD from the exons ATGGAGCACTtatctgcagaggagagagcgTGTCTCTTGTATCTGGAGGAAACAATTGAAGCGTTGGAGGTGCAGGAGGACAGCGGCTTGTCCAATGATGAATCAGATGCTGtgttacaaacagaaaaaacaagagtAAATG ACATTTCCACTTTCAAGTCTGATGAGTCCACAAGAGACCAAAAATCAGACAATGGTGAGCATCTCACTCTAAATGAAACCTCAGAACCACAGGCCTCTCCAACCTCTGCAGCCGACATGAAGGATCTGGAAACACCAGTAAACCTCATGACTCAACCTGAACCTGCAGTCACTGAATCAGTCGCCGGTTGTGAAATCCACCCATCAGCCTCTCAGACTGAGGTGTGTTTATCCAAGGATGGAGATGATAACCTAAAGATTGTTCCAAGTACAAGTCAGTCTCCCAAGGCCCCTGAGATAGATCTGAGTCTGATTCCTCCTCCGTCAGACTTCAGGGATGACCCAGGACCTCCTCCACAGCCAGAGAAAGCAAAAGAccctcctccatctgcaggAGTGTCCACAAACAAGCCAGGAGCACCGATTGACTTGGAGCAGCTGCGCCACAGAGCCTCTACGAAGACGACTTCAGCGAGCTCCCCTGTGACCAAGGAGCCTGCAGAAAAGCTCCCAGAACTGAGTCCATTACCCATCAGCCCTGGTCCCCTGATGACTCCTCCTCCTGAAGCCATTGAGCCCAGAAGCCCGCCTGCTGTGGCCCCAAAGCCCAAGAAGCTTCCTGCGAACATTATTCTGAAGTCACACAAAGCAACAGCGGCCGATGGCAACTCGGTACATTCGGTGCCCACTAGCAGTGATCGGGTGTTGCTGGACCCCCAGAGGGTCCGCATGGAGGCCCTCCGAAAGCTTGGCCTGCTCAAAAGTGATGAGGTTGATTCCGGCCCTGCCCTGAGCCCTAAGCTTTCCCCCAAAACTAGAAGGTCATGGGCAGCTCCTTCTTCTCCAATCAGCCCTGCATCTCCACACACACCGCCCACGACACCATCTTACACCCGTGTCAACAGCCCGTCTCCCGTCTCCGTCCCTCTCCAGTCTCCTGCAGCTGTGTCATCATCGggtccttctccagctcctgcagtcCATCCTCCTGGTATTGTCCCAGCACCTGCTGCTTTCAGTGACCCCAGCGGGCCGATGCTGGCAGACGATGAACTGTCTGCTGTCAAAGATGTTTCAGGGGCCACAGTTGCTCCACAGGTGAATACACCTCCTCGCACACCTCCCTCCCTGGTCAAACATCTAACCCCACCCAAAGGTGTTAAATCAGCCACCCTGGAGCGCTCTGGTCCGGGTCTAAGCAGCTATATGGCTTGTCAAGACTCCACCGAGGCCGACCAGGGCGTCAGCGCCAAGCAGAGCCCCAGACAGCTGCGTAACGGCCGTCCACGCCCCGCCTCTCTGGGGAGTGGGAAAGAGTTTCCAAGCACTCAGGGAGAGGGTTCGCAGTTGAGCCATCCTGCCATCAAAGAGCCGGACTTACGGAGGTCCCTGCCTGCCTCTCAGCACTCCGGAGACTCTCAGAAGCTGCCACGATCGCAAGGCATCAGTGTGCTGATCTGCCCTCGTGCAGAAAACGGTAATGGCCGCCGCGAGGCTCTGAAGAGGCTGGGGCTGCTCAGGGACTGA